A region from the Ammospiza caudacuta isolate bAmmCau1 chromosome 4, bAmmCau1.pri, whole genome shotgun sequence genome encodes:
- the SPEF1 gene encoding sperm flagellar protein 1: MAGGRDKEGVGVENPPGAGRALMAAEGPEPGPEASLVSLYRWLDTVPLSRPRRNIARDFSDGVLAAEVVKFFFPSLVELHSFVPTSSTAQKVANWGHLNRKVLSKLNLRLPEEMIQALVRSQPGMAEQLLQLLRDKILQRQTKGKGGAGKPPAESAVLDEGRYLETGQPRFQSSLGRGCSQDSAPRTVTVAVPAPPGASPEDMRQQLAEREQALQLARDTIQILQAKVGRLEQLLLLKNLRIDDLSQRLQQLQGQRR; this comes from the exons ATGGCTGGGGGAAGGGACAAGGAGGGGGTGGGTGTTGAGAACCCCCCAGGTGCAG GCCGGGCCCTGATGGCGGCCGAGGGGCCGGAGCCGGGCCCGGAGGCGTCGCTGGTGTCCCTGTACCGCTGGCTGGACACGGTGCCACTGTCGCGGCCGCGCAGGAACATCGCCCGCGACTTCAGCGACGGCG tGCTGGCGGCCGAGGTGGTGAAGTTCTTCTTCCCCTCCCTGGTGGAGCTGCACAGCTTTGTCCCCACCAGCTCCACGGCGCAGAAAGTCGCCAACTGGGGCCACCTCAACAG GAAGGTGCTGAGCAAGCTGAACCTGCGGCTCCCTGAGGAGATGATCCAGGCCCTGGTGCGGAGCCAGCCGGGAATGGccgagcagctcctgcagctcctgcggGACAAAATCCTCCAGAGGCAGACGAAAGGCaagggaggggctgggaag CCCCCAGCGGAGTCAGCAGTGCTCGACGAGGGCAGATACCTGGAAACAG GCCAGCCCAGGTTCCAGAGCAgtttgggaaggggctgcagccaggacagcGCTCCCAG GACGGTGACAGTGGCGGTGCCAGCGCCGCCCGGGGCCAGCCCTGAGGACATGCGACAGCAGCTGGCGGAGCGCGAGCAGGCGCTGCAGCTGGCGCGGGACACGATCCAG ATCCTGCAGGCCAAGGTGGGgcggctggagcagctcctgctcctcaagAATCTCCGCATCGACGACCTGAGCCAgcggctgcagcagctgcagggccagcgcCGCTGA